The sequence GACCAGTTCGCCCACACGGGCGGTTCCGCTGCGCACCGCGACCATGTAGGCGCTCGACGTGAAGGCGTTGGGCCACATGGCGCCCTCGGGTTCGGTGCTGGACCAGGCGTAGGACAGGGCCTTGGTTTTCCAGAAGGCCAGCCCGCCCTTGGCCACCACGTAAATACGGGCCGGATAGTCATCCCCGCCCTTCTCGCGCTCGTTTACGCCCTGAAGCACGTTCTCCACCTTCCAGGACCAGTTGAGCCAAGGCGTTGCTCGAAGATCAATCGACTGCTCGAAAAATAGCCCCGAGGCCGTGCCGTTGCTTTCGGCCAGCAGCAGCTTCTCCTCTTGCAGCGGCGTATAGACAGTCCGCCCCACGAACTCCTTTTCCTTCCAGCCCGGATGTCCCG is a genomic window of Desulfomicrobium baculatum DSM 4028 containing:
- a CDS encoding DUF3047 domain-containing protein produces the protein MNASGTEKMRVRSGRIFLPAQQNAGMGPWARLVLAAVFMGWACVALAGGLPALYAPGHPGWKEKEFVGRTVYTPLQEEKLLLAESNGTASGLFFEQSIDLRATPWLNWSWKVENVLQGVNEREKGGDDYPARIYVVAKGGLAFWKTKALSYAWSSTEPEGAMWPNAFTSSAYMVAVRSGTARVGELVTEKRNIREDWKQVFGEDIEEIDAVAIMTDTDNSGQSARAWYGQPWFSKH